A window of Chitinophagaceae bacterium genomic DNA:
AGGTGGGTTCTAAAAATTGATTTCTTGCAAAAAAAGTGTTGGTAATTCTTCATTTTTAAGGGATACAGTTTTTAGGATTTGAATGTTTAGAACCTCTCTTAATATTTAACACTCTCATTTATTGTATGAAAAAAGAGAACTCTTTCAACAAAAAAATGTATGCTTTTAAAAAATTACTTTCTTTTTAAATAATAAAGCAAATAATTGTATGTTTTTATTATAAAAAAAAACGTACTTGGTTACAAAAAAATAAAAAATAAAAAAATACTTTAATTTCATAAAACATAAGTAATAAAAATTCTAAGCGTCTAAATCTAACAATATATAACCACTGGATTTTGTGATTTCTTAAAATCGGGCTTAAATTTTTCTTATTAGAAAAATCCTCGTCCAAAAAACAGGTCAACATAAGAAGATTGCGAAAGTTATCAAAATCTTAAACTTGGAGAAATGGGTTTCAGCACCTTATTTTTGTTATTTATGTTGCTCCGACGCCTTTACTAAAGGGCGTTGGGGCTTTTTATTAAAATACTTATAATAAAAAACCACTCTTTTTTTTAATATCTCATTTGAAAATATATAACAATGCATTACTTTACTTTTTTTTGCTATAAATAAAATTATATGGGGGAACAAACAAACTTTAATCTCAATCAAGCGTTACGAGATGTTTTTGGTTATCATTCTTTTAGAGATGTTCAAGAAAATATCATAAAAAGTATACTCAATAAACAAAATACATTTGTCATAATGCCTACGGGTTCGGGAAAATCATTATGCTATCAATTACCTGCAATAGCATTGGATGAGATGGCAATAGTAATATCTCCTCTTCTTTCTATAATGAAAGATCAGATACACCAACTTCAAATATTGGGTATATATGCAAATACATTAAATTCCACTTTATTAAAAAAAGACCTCGTAAAAGTAAAAGATGATATACTCAACGGATCCATAAAATTATTATATATAAGTCCCGAATCTTTAGTAAAAGAAGAGTATAGAGATCTTTTAAAAAAGAAGAAAATATCTTTTGCAGCCATAGATGAAGCTCACTGCGTATCTGAATGGGGTCATGATTTTAGACCTGAATACGCACACTTGAAAGAAATCTTACGAGCAATTGGTGATTTTCCTATTATGGCTCTCACAGCTACTGCTACCATAAAAGTACAGAAAGATATACAAGAGAACCTTGGTATGACGGATGCGAATGTCTTTAAACTTTCTTTTAATCGTAAAAATCTTTACTACGAAATAAGATCTAAAAACAATTCAAAAAAACAGATTATAAAATTTATTAAAAATAATCCTGGTAAATCAGGGATCATATACTGCCAAAGTAGGAAAAAGGTAGAAGACCTTACTCTATTTCTTACAATAAATGGGATTAAAGCTGCCCCATACCATGCGGGTTTAGATATTTATACACGCACAAAAAATCAAGATGCTTTTTTATACGATGAAGTAGATGTTATTGTAGCAACCATTGCTTTTGGAATGGGAGTTCATAAATCAAATATACGTTTTATTATTCATTATGATATTCCTAAATCTTTAGAAAATTATTACCAAGAAACAGGGAGAGCAGGAAGAGATGGGTTGAATGCTGTGTGCCTCCTTTTTTATAGTAAAAAAGATGTTTTAAAAATGGATCGCCTCAACAAAACAAGATTAGGACCAGAATACGAAAGTTATAAACAACATTTAGAAGAAGTATCATGGTATGCGGAAACTTCTATTTGTAGAAGATATCAATTACTTCATTACTTTGGGGAAATCCTTACTGATGAATGTAATAATTGTGATAATTGCCTCAATCCTCAAGAAAAATTTGACGGAATGAATATTCTAAAGAATCTTTTACTGACGGTGCAAGCGATCCATATACCTATTAAAATAGTTGATATTATAGACATTTTAAAAGGATTTAATACAAGATTAATAGATAAACATGGTTTTTCTGGGTTGTCTTCTTTCCATACTTGTTGTGATATAGAAGAAGAACTTATAAAAACTACTATAAAACATGCTATACTATTAGATTTTTTAGAAATGGATAGGAAAGACGGAAGCAATTTTTTATTTATTATTACCGAAAAAGGAGAATCTTTTTTAAAACAACCTTACAACATACATTTTTCAAAAGACCATAACCTATACTTCGATGCCGAAGGAGAGAACGAAGAATATGAAGAATCGGGAGAAAAAAGAAATAAAAGTCATTATTATACTCCTATTCACATAAGCAACTTAACAACAAAAAATAATGACCTTTTTACGATACTAAAAAATATAAGAAAGAATTTAGCAAAAGAAAAAAACTTAGCTGCATATATAATATTTGAGGATATTTCATTAGAAGAGATGTCAACCACTTTCCCCACCACAATATCTGAAATGAGTCGTATAACAGGTGTCGGAAGAGCAAAAGCAGAAAAATACGGATATCTTTTTATTGATGTTATAAAAGAATACACCATAAAAAATAATATTACTGTAGAGCCAGATATAGTAATAAAAACTACGGGAACTAAATCTGCTAACAAAATACAAATTATTCATCAAATAGACAGGCACGTGGATTTAGAAGATATTGCTCACACATTACAAATTTCTTTTGTAAATCTCATAGAAGAAATGGAACATATCTCCCATGCGGGGACAAAATTAAATATCAAATATTATTTAGATACTACTATGGATGATGATAAATTTGAAGAAATTTATGACTATTTTTTAACAAATGAAACAGCAGATATAGATACCGCTTTAGATGCCTTAGGGGAATATATTACAGAGAACGAAATAAGATTAGTAAAGATACACTTTTTATCAGAATACGGAAAATAAAATAAAATTATGGGATGTTCAACTTGTGGATCAAATAAAAATGGAAGTACTTGTTCTACCACTCATAGTACAGGAGGGTGTTCGGGTGGGTGTAAAACAGGTGGCTGCAACAAACTGAATGTATTCAATTGGCTTTCGGATATGGAACCCACTTTGGAAAACAGTTTTGACACAGTAGAAGTACGATTTAAAAACGGAAGAAAAGAGTTTTTTAAAAATAAACACTTATATAACATCAGCACAGGCGAAGCAGTAATAGTAGAAGTCAATGTTACCAATGCATACCATATAGGATATGTATCTCTTACCGGAGAATTAGTACGATTACAGATGCAAAAAAAAAAAATACCTAACGACGAGAAAATACTCCATATTATAAGAACTGCCACACAGGAAGAACTCGAAACATACTCCATTTTACAAGAAAAAGAAATATCGTTTCTTCAAAGAGCGAGAGAAATAGTAATAGAAAAACAAATAGCCATGAAGATCACATACGCTGAATACCAAGCAGACGGTAAAAGAATAACTTTTTATTACTCAGCAGAACAAAAAGTAGACTTTAGAGAATTAGTAAAAATATTTGGAACAGAATTTAAAACAAAAATAGGTATGTGGCAAATAACATCAAGACAAGAAGCAGCACGAATAGGAGGAATCGGTTCTTGTGGTAGAGAACTCTGCTGCTCTACGTGGTTAACAGATTTAAAAAATGTCTATCCATCAGCCGCTAGATACCAAAATATTTCTGTTAACACCTCAAAAATCATCGGACAATGTGGAAAATTAAAATGTTGCCTTAATTATGAATTAGATACATACGTAGAAGCAATGAAAAATATTCCCGATGTGAAAATCATAGAAACGAATAATGGCACTGCATATATTCAAAAAATAGATATATTCCGAAAAATAATGTGGTTTACTTTAGATGGTAAAACCAATTGGCAAGCTGTTGATGTAGAAAGAGTAAAAGAAATTATAGAACTCAAGAAGAATAACATAAAACCAGATACTCTTTTTATAAATAAAATAGAAAATCAAGAAAACAAAGAAATTAATAGCGATTTGGTACTATTAGAAAAAGGATTTAAAAAGAAAAAAAATAAAAAATAACCCATTATTTTTTATTTGTCAACAATAGAACTCCTTAATTACTATGATTTATCTTATAGAATCTACAAACTATACAGTATTGACCTCATTCCGAAAAATTACTTTTCATACTTTTATAATTTTCTCACTGTTTGATTATTAATAGTTTTAAAACTCAATTGAAAAAAAGGATAATTTTCTCACTTTTTACGCCTATTGTATCATCAAATAATAAGATGTTTATAAAAAAATGTAATTTCCAAAATGTAATTTGCTTTAGCATTTTGCTTTTATTTCAATTAAAATTGATTAATGTTAAAAGGTAGGAGCTTTGTTCCTACCTTTTTTATTTTTATTACACTTATTCTCAAATATACATATACACATGAGAAAACTCACAACCGACGAATTGAATAGATTATCAATAGACGATTTTCAAAATAAAAAAAAACATCCTCTTATCATTATTTTAGATAATGTGAGAAGCATGCATAACATCGGTTCTATTTTTAGAACAGCAGATGCCTTTGCAATAGAAGAAATAATATTAGTAGGTATAACAGCATCTCCCCCCCAGAAAGAGATTCAAAAAACAGCATTAGGAGCAACTGACTCCGTAAAATGGCAGTATTTTAAAACTATTTCCGAAGCCATTCTGTATATTCAAGCAAAAGGATTCCGTATCTTAGTAATAGAACAAACTACAAAGTCCACTCCTCTTCAACATTTTTCATTCCCCGACGCACAATACGCTCTCTGTTTTGGTAATGAAATAAATGGGGTATCAGAAGAATTTATTAATCACTCATCCAATGCCTTAGAAATACCACAATTTGGAACAAAACACTCTTTTAATATTGTAATTAGCGTTGGAATAACTTTATGGCATTATTATATATCAAAAAAAATCGCATATTGCGAACAATAAACACATACTCACCATACATATATGAAAATAACAGATATAAAAATAGAAATTAAAAACCTTTCGCTCACAAAACCCTATACCATAGCATATAAAACCATTGATTCCGTGGAGAACGTAATAGTAACGATTATTGCAGAAAATCAATTATATGGAATAGGGGCTTCTAACACAAGTAAAGACGTAGTAAAAGAAGATACCCAAGATGCCTTTCACACACTTTCTACAGCTGACTTATCTTTTCTCATCGGAAGAAATATTGCTTGTTTTTACGATATTTTAAAAGAGATTCATACCAAATTTTCTGCAAGTGTAGGAGCGAGGGCAGCATTAGATATTGCAATGTATGACCTTTTTACAAAATATATTCAAGTACCATTAGTAGATTTTTTGGGGATACACCATACTTCTTTGCCTACCTCTGTAACAATTGGGATTATGAGCTTAGAAGAGACGATACGAGAAGCGGATAATTTTATAAAACAAGGATTTGCCATTCTTAAATTAAAATTAGGATCCAACGATATATTCTACGACATAGAGAGAACTCAAGCATTGCGGAGACATATAAAAAGTAATGTGCTTCTAAGAGTAGATGCTAATCAGGGTTGGAGTTTAGCCGACTATTCTGTTTTTTGTAACGCCTGTATTACTCATAAGTTAGATGTAGAATTTATTGAACAGCCATTCTTAGCAAAAAAAATATTTGAGAATTCTTTTGATGCGAAGTATGATGCTTTTAGAAATGTAGCATTTGACGAAGATATAATAACTGCCGAAGATGCATATAAAATAAGTAGTAGATTTGGCACTTGCATTTATAACATAAAACTTATGAAAAGCGGAGGAATATCTCCCGCTTTACAAATAGCCCAAATAGGAAAAACTGCAAATGCTCCATTAATGTGGGGATGTAATGATGAAAGTATTATTAGTATAGCGGCGGCATTACATACTGCCTTTTCTTGCCCCCATACAAAGTATATAGATTTAGACGGTAGTTTTGATTTGGAAAAAGATGTGGTATCGGGAGGGTTTCATCTCAAAAAAGGCGTCATGTCTCTCACCAATAGAAATGGATTAGGGGTAAATGAATTATGATTTATGGTCGGTTCTAAAAATTGATTTCTTCAAAAAAAAGTGTTGGGAACTATTGATTTGGAAGGAATACAGTTTTTAGGATTTGAATTTTTAGAACCTTTCTTAAGAATTGCTTGGCTTTCAATGAAAGTGTACTTTATAACGAATTTCAAAAAATATTCCTCTCCCCCCTCTATTGAACACTCTCGCATTTTCTTTATAAAAAAAATATAGTAGACCACATAAGAGCGGTCTGCTATATGTAACTTAAGCTTGTTAGGAAATTATATTTTCAGGTTTGATTATTTGTTTAACACGTCATTTTTAGTGCTTAGTGCAATTACAACCACCTCATCAATAAGGTTTTGTGGTACACGTAGCTCTTTCAGTGTAGCAACCAAATGCCCTGCAACAGCATTAAAATGTGCTTCCGTAAGATGCATATAAGCATGTGCATTGCGCATACTTTTTCCTGTGTATGCCGTTGGTGCCCCAAAAGCATACGCTAAAAAAGCTTTTTGCTTACCTGCTTGAGTTTTCATGTCTGTATTTATAAAAAAATGATTTATACTTTCATCCGCTAGAATCTTTTTATAAAAAATATCTACAGCAGCATTCACAGCATCCATCCCTCCAATTTTTTCAAATAATGATGTTTCTTCTTGCATTTTGTTTATTAGTTAATTTTTAATGTAATAGTTAATTTTTAGAATATATTCTTTTTTTAATCTATTTTAGCATATTTAAATTATTTACTCACATTACGAAAAAATTATCTTCAAAAAGTTTATTTTAATCATAAATATTTGATAACTTGATGTATGATGCTTTTTGATGTGATAATCTAAATAAAATTGTATTTTCGTTGGAAAACAGTTCTTTTCTGTCTTTTGTTTTAAACATTCCATTTTTAAGATAGGCGACAATGGGTAATACAAAATGATTTGGTTGTGTTTTAATAGTTTTTGTTGCATATTTTACAAATCCTGTATTATTCTTTATTATATTTTTACATAAGGTGAATTATTGTATCAAATAAGTATATCTATGTGGCTATGTTCATAGTAATTTGTTTTATTCTTAAAAAAATACTATGTTGCATTATTATTAACTTAATCTACTTACAATGAAACAATTACTTATTATAATTTTTGTTAGTGTTGCTAATCATTCCATAGCTCAAATATTTTCAGAGAAAACAAGCAATGGATTTATTTTTAATGGAGTAGAAAATAGCAAAGCGGTGTTTGTAGATATTGATAATGATGAAGACGAAGACCTTCTTTATTCAAGTATATTTTATAAAAATAACGCAGAAGAGGGTTTTTCGTCTTTTTTTAGTTTTAGAGGGGCAAGTAATAATGTCGTTGCTTTTGGAGATTATAATAGAGATGGGTTTGCTGATGTTTTCTTGGGAAATACTTTGTATAGAAATGATGGAGGAACAGGTTTTACTTCTGTATTCACGTTTGCAGGAAATACTAATGCGGTTTCTTTTTCCGATTTTAATAATGATGCTCTGCCGGATATTTTACTTACAGGAACAAATACTTCTATACTATATAGAAATAATAACGAATCTTTTATTCATGAACAAATTTTTTCGGGAGGAACAAACATTACACATGGAGATACTGATGCTGATGGGGATTTGGATATTGTAATTGATAAAAGTTCTGTTCTTTACTCTCTTTTTTATGAAAATAGAAACACAGGATTTACATCTGTTTTTGAAAATATTTTTGCGAAAACTACAACAGGGACTCCTAATCTTATTGACTTTGATGCTGATGGGGATTTAGATATATTTGTTTCCAATACTCTTTATAAAAATAGTGGAACAAGTTTTTCAATATCTGCTGCCATATCTATTTCTAATCTTACAAACTATGAAAGTTCTTGGGCAGATATGGATAATGATGGTTATGCTGATCTTGTTATTTCAGGTACAGAAAATACGATTCCTATTCCTACATTTGTTCTCAAAATATATAAGAATCACAGGATTTTTTTCACAGAAAATACGAGTATTTCTCACATTACCAAACATGCTTTGAGTGATTTTGACGGAGATGGAGATATGGATATATTTTCTCCCGAAGCGGGACTCTTCTACGAGAATACGGTTCTTGTTCCAAATAATCCTCCCAATATTCCCAATAATTTGAATGTTATTTTTTTACAAACGGGGGAACTACGGCTTACTTGGGCTTCGGTTTCAGACCCAGAAACACCGAGTTCGGGATTACATTATGAGATATATTTTTCTCTCTATCCCAGTAGAGAAAGTGTAGATGCTTCCGTACTTACTCATAATACTTTTTATAAAATATATTCTTTTGGGGCAGGCGTGTATCATTGGAAAGTAAGAGCGGTAGATGCTTCCAAAAATAAAAGTAATTGGAGTGAAGAACAAATATACATTACTAATAGAGCCGATGAGGCAACAGAAATAACAGCTCAAAGTTTTGTTGCAAATGTGCAAGTCAATCCGGATGTTCTTGCTTACCGTTTAGATGTTGCTCGGGACAGAAATTTTACGCAATTTCTCTTACAAAATTTTCCTATTTTTAGTGCTTCAAAACAAATTACCTCCCTTACTCCCAATACTTCCTATTATTATAGGGTTCAAACCTCTACTCTCAAAGGAAATTCGGATTATTCGCCTTCTATAAAGGTAACTACTTCTCAGCAAACCAGAACAGCAAGTTTTACAACCACTACTATACCTTCTCTTACCTTAAAAAATGGTTCTACTCGCTTTGCAGATTATGATAATGATGGAGATATGGATTTTTTTGTCAACGGAACAACGGGAACTACGACCAATGCTTCTTTTCTCCTTTTACAAAATAATAATGCTGTACTCGGTTCTGCGAATTCTATTGCGAATGCTTATTCTAATCATACCATTTTTGCAGATTACAATAATGATAATAGGGGTGATGCTTTTGTAGGAGCCAAATTATACCAAAACACAGCTCCTACTTTTTCTCAAATAGCGTTTTCTTTTCCGAATATACCAATTGGCAGCAGTAATTTTGTAGATATTGATAACGATGGATACAGAGATGTTTTCATTACAGGTTATGATTATTCGAGTTCTCAGGGTGTAAGCAAGTTATTTAAGAATAATAAGACCAGTTTTGCTGAAGTTTTTTCTTTGAGTATACCAAATGTATCCAATTCCTCTTCTGCCTTCGGAGATATTGATAATGATGGGGATGCAGATGCTCTTATCAGCGGGTTTGATGGTTCTGCTCGCATTACCAAATTATATGAAAATCAAAATGGACAATTTGTGGTAATTCCTGCTACCAATTTTATAGGAATCCAAAATGGTTCGGTAGATCTTGTGGATTTCAATAACGATGGATATTTAGATGTCTGTATTACCGGAGAATATGATTACTCTCAGGTGATAGGGAGTGCTTCTTATGTCGGGGAAACGAGATGGTCTATGTACCATTTAATGGATAATGGTGATAGTTTTAGTAGTAGTAGT
This region includes:
- a CDS encoding ATP-dependent DNA helicase RecQ, with the translated sequence MGEQTNFNLNQALRDVFGYHSFRDVQENIIKSILNKQNTFVIMPTGSGKSLCYQLPAIALDEMAIVISPLLSIMKDQIHQLQILGIYANTLNSTLLKKDLVKVKDDILNGSIKLLYISPESLVKEEYRDLLKKKKISFAAIDEAHCVSEWGHDFRPEYAHLKEILRAIGDFPIMALTATATIKVQKDIQENLGMTDANVFKLSFNRKNLYYEIRSKNNSKKQIIKFIKNNPGKSGIIYCQSRKKVEDLTLFLTINGIKAAPYHAGLDIYTRTKNQDAFLYDEVDVIVATIAFGMGVHKSNIRFIIHYDIPKSLENYYQETGRAGRDGLNAVCLLFYSKKDVLKMDRLNKTRLGPEYESYKQHLEEVSWYAETSICRRYQLLHYFGEILTDECNNCDNCLNPQEKFDGMNILKNLLLTVQAIHIPIKIVDIIDILKGFNTRLIDKHGFSGLSSFHTCCDIEEELIKTTIKHAILLDFLEMDRKDGSNFLFIITEKGESFLKQPYNIHFSKDHNLYFDAEGENEEYEESGEKRNKSHYYTPIHISNLTTKNNDLFTILKNIRKNLAKEKNLAAYIIFEDISLEEMSTTFPTTISEMSRITGVGRAKAEKYGYLFIDVIKEYTIKNNITVEPDIVIKTTGTKSANKIQIIHQIDRHVDLEDIAHTLQISFVNLIEEMEHISHAGTKLNIKYYLDTTMDDDKFEEIYDYFLTNETADIDTALDALGEYITENEIRLVKIHFLSEYGK
- the ricT gene encoding regulatory iron-sulfur-containing complex subunit RicT, producing the protein MGCSTCGSNKNGSTCSTTHSTGGCSGGCKTGGCNKLNVFNWLSDMEPTLENSFDTVEVRFKNGRKEFFKNKHLYNISTGEAVIVEVNVTNAYHIGYVSLTGELVRLQMQKKKIPNDEKILHIIRTATQEELETYSILQEKEISFLQRAREIVIEKQIAMKITYAEYQADGKRITFYYSAEQKVDFRELVKIFGTEFKTKIGMWQITSRQEAARIGGIGSCGRELCCSTWLTDLKNVYPSAARYQNISVNTSKIIGQCGKLKCCLNYELDTYVEAMKNIPDVKIIETNNGTAYIQKIDIFRKIMWFTLDGKTNWQAVDVERVKEIIELKKNNIKPDTLFINKIENQENKEINSDLVLLEKGFKKKKNKK
- a CDS encoding TrmH family RNA methyltransferase; this encodes MRKLTTDELNRLSIDDFQNKKKHPLIIILDNVRSMHNIGSIFRTADAFAIEEIILVGITASPPQKEIQKTALGATDSVKWQYFKTISEAILYIQAKGFRILVIEQTTKSTPLQHFSFPDAQYALCFGNEINGVSEEFINHSSNALEIPQFGTKHSFNIVISVGITLWHYYISKKIAYCEQ
- a CDS encoding dipeptide epimerase — its product is MKITDIKIEIKNLSLTKPYTIAYKTIDSVENVIVTIIAENQLYGIGASNTSKDVVKEDTQDAFHTLSTADLSFLIGRNIACFYDILKEIHTKFSASVGARAALDIAMYDLFTKYIQVPLVDFLGIHHTSLPTSVTIGIMSLEETIREADNFIKQGFAILKLKLGSNDIFYDIERTQALRRHIKSNVLLRVDANQGWSLADYSVFCNACITHKLDVEFIEQPFLAKKIFENSFDAKYDAFRNVAFDEDIITAEDAYKISSRFGTCIYNIKLMKSGGISPALQIAQIGKTANAPLMWGCNDESIISIAAALHTAFSCPHTKYIDLDGSFDLEKDVVSGGFHLKKGVMSLTNRNGLGVNEL
- a CDS encoding group 1 truncated hemoglobin → MQEETSLFEKIGGMDAVNAAVDIFYKKILADESINHFFINTDMKTQAGKQKAFLAYAFGAPTAYTGKSMRNAHAYMHLTEAHFNAVAGHLVATLKELRVPQNLIDEVVVIALSTKNDVLNK